One Oncorhynchus keta strain PuntledgeMale-10-30-2019 chromosome 22, Oket_V2, whole genome shotgun sequence DNA window includes the following coding sequences:
- the LOC127910808 gene encoding skin secretory protein xP2-like, producing MPRDSLTIGLTAQSDSSVKSENTGGVNFMPDVHGTVSFQSICPSTADSPCPSTAGSPCPSTAGSPCPSTAGSLCPSTAGSPCPSTAGSPCPFTAGSPCPFTAGSPCPFTAGSPCPFTAGSPCPFTAGSPCPFTAVTLCFPSHYSSEDRMEGLLDQWLWKEEYWLPPGFTWKDIEMEEGDRYPLPQDLLYTLLLALGFIALHYVFER from the exons ATGCCCCGTGACAGCTTAACCATCGGACTGACGGCCCAGAGTGATAGCAGTGTGAAAAGTGAAAACACAGGGGGGGTCAACTTTATGCCTGACGTGcatgg AACTGTTTCTTTTCAGTCGATCTGCCCGTCTACCGCTGACTCCCCCTGCCCGTCTACCGCTGGCTCCCCCTGCCCGTCTACCGCTGGCTCCCCCTGCCCGTCTACCGCTGGCTCCCTCTGCCCGTCTACCGCTGGCTCCCCCTGCCCGTCTACCGCTGGCTCCCCCTGCCCGTTTACCGCTGGCTCCCCCTGCCCGTTTACCGCTGGCTCCCCCTGCCCGTTTACCGCTGGCTCCCCCTGCCCGTTTACCGCTGGCTCCCCCTGCCCGTTTACCGCTGGCTCCCCCTGCCCGTTTACCGCTGTGACACTGTGCTTTCCGTCCCATTATTCCAGCGAGGACAG GATGGAGGGATTGCTTGACCAGTGGCTATGGAAAGAGGAGTACTGGCTGCCTCCAGGGTTTACCTGGAaggacatagagatggaggagggggaccGGTACCCTCTACCCCAGGACCTGCTCTACACCCTGCTTCTGGCCCTGGGCTTCATTGCCCTGCACTATGTTTTTGAGCGGTGA